The genomic window GGGGAAGAGCGCGGCCTCGAACACGGCCTCGGCCGCGCCGACCAGCAGGCGGTTCTCGCCGAGCTCGGCGGCGGCCAGGCGCAGCCCCTCCGCGCACGCGGGGATCGTCTGCGCGCGCACCGCGGCGTCGAGACCGGCCAGATCGAGCTCGCCGAGGATCGCGAGGAACCCGCCGAGCACGATCACCGCGGGATTCATCACGTTCGCGGCGTTGGCGAGGGCCGTGGCGAGAATGCGGCGTTGCCGATCGGTCTCCGCCCGCACCGTCGGGTCGGTGCTGCGGGTGAGCGCCGCCGCGAGGGCCGCGTCGTCGGCGGCGTCGATGCCGAGCGCGCGCAGCAGAAGCGATCGGCTGACCTCGTCTTCGAGTACGCCCTCGGGTGCGCGCCGATCGTCGGGGTCGGCGATGCCGGGTCTGTTCTGACCGAACTCCCCGGCGTAGCCGCCCGCCCCGCCCAGCGGCATCCCGCCGACGATGACCGCCCCACCGATGCCGCTCGCGCCGCCGTTGAGGTACACGACGTCGTGTACGCCGCGCGCGGCTCCGAACAGGTGCTCGGCCACCGCACCCAGGGCGGCGTCGTTGGCGACGTGGGCGGTCAGGCCCGTGGCATCCGTCATCAGGCCGGCGAGGGCGGCGTCGGTCCAGCCGAGGTGCGGGGCTTCGCGCACGAGCCCGTCGGAGGCGCGCACCGGACCGGGGACGGCGACGCCCACGCCGGTGAGGCGGGAGTCGGCGAGGGGCCCGCCGCGCCAGGCGTCGAGGCGGATGCCGACGAGCTCGGCGGTGCGCTCGGGCGTGATCAGTGCCGACTGCTCGAGGCGTTCGCGCACGACGATCGACCCGTCGAGGGCGATCGCTGCGATGTCGAGGGCGTCGACCTCGGGATTCACGGCGATGGCGACGACCCGCGGGTCGGGCTCGACGATGGGGGAGGGGCGGCCGACGCGCCCCTGTGCGTCCGACGCCCGCTCGACCACGAGTCCCGCGCGCTGCAGTTCTCCCACGAGGTCGGCGATGGTCGAGCGGTTCAGGCCCGTCGCCTCGGTCAGAGCGGCGCGCGAGCGCGGTCCTTCACGGTGCACGGTGCGCAGCACGAGGGCCAGATTGGCGCGGCGTATGCCGTCGCCCCGGCTTCCCGCGGTGACCATCCGACCACTGTGCCACGGGCGGGGTCGATTCCCACCCCGACCACAACAACGCGGTGCCAGGATCGGAACATGGACCTTTCCGGCATCCCCATCACGACCATCCGCGGCGAGCAGACGACCTTCGGCGAGCTGACCGACGGCAAGGCGGCCCTCGTGGTGAACGTCGCGTCGCGGTGCGGGCTCGCGCCGCAGTACGAGGCGCTCGAGGCGCTGCACAAGAAGTACGCCGACCGCGGCTTCACGGTGATCGGCTTCCCCAGCAACCAGTTCCTGCAGGAGCTCGGCGACGAGGACAAGATCGCCGAGTACTGCTCCGCGACGTGGGGCGTGACCTTCCCGATGTCGGAGAAGGTCAAGATCAACGGGCGCAGCGCGCACCCCCTGTACAAGGAGCTCACGACGACTCCGGATGCCGAGGGCAAGACCGGCCGCATCTCGTGGAACTTCGAGAAGTTCGTCGTCGCCCCCGACGGTCGGGTGACCCGCTTCAGCCCCCGGACGCTGCCCGACGCCCCCGAGGTCGTCGCCGCGATCGAGGACGCGTTGCCGAACTGACGCGGGGCGCCGCGACCCGGCGCCTGAGGCCGCGCGCCGGCCGGGACCCGCTCCGTCGCGCGAGCGGGTTCGGCGGCGTGTCGGACACTCCCCGGGGTCCGCCGAGGTGCGCGACCTGCCCTATCCTGACCGGGACCCGACCTGCGAAGGAGTCGCCATGGCTGACGCCGTCGTCCTCGTCTCCGGGGGAGCCGCCGTGACCCCGTACACCGCCCCGGAGCACGCCGCCGCATCGGGCCTCGCGGCGGGCAACACGATGACCGCGCTCCGTTCGTCCTTCCTCGATCGCGGCGTCCGGGTCTTCACCGCTCCCGCCCGCATCGGGCCGGGTCAGGTGCGGGCGGATGCCGGGTGGCAGGGCTTCGACGACGTGCCGGTCGTGCTTTCGGCCGAGGTGACGATCAACGCGGTCGGCCGTGTCGACGATGCGGGCGCCGCGCTCGCCGGATTCCTCCGCTGGCTCGCCGCCGAGGAGGGGATCGCCGATGTCGACCTGGTCGGCCACTCGATGGGCGGGCTGTTCTCCCGCGCCGCGATCCGCGAGCTCGGCGACAGTGGCCCGCGCGTGGAGCGTCTCGTGACCCTCGGCACCCCGTGGGACGGCTCAGTGCTCGGCGATCTGCTCGACGGCGAGATCGGCGAGGTCGACGCGCACGGCGACCCCGCCACGCTGCAGATCTTCGCCGAGGCGCGCCCTTATGCCGACGCGAACTCGCAAGGGGCAGCGGCCGAGGTGTCGCGCCGGTTCCTCCGCGGGTGGAACGACGCTCAGGCGGGGGTGCTCGACCGCATCGCGGTGACCGCGATCGGCGCGGGGTACTTCGCCGCCGCGACCGAGCCGGCGCAGCTCTGGCCGCACGACGGCCTGGTGTCGCTCACGAGCGGCCGGGCCGACGAGGTCCCTGCGGCGGTGTTGCCGGAGGTGACGCGCCACTCGTTCCCCGATCACGTGCACAGCATCTTCTTCGCCGAGGCGTGCGGGCTGGCGTGGGAGCGCGCGCTGACCTGGGACCCCATGGTTTTCGCGGTGGTGGACGACGCACTCGGGCGCTGACGAGGCCGGGTCAGAGTGTCGGCGCGACGTACTCGTGAGCGAGGTCGGTCACGGCGGCGATGTGATCGAAGTCGTGGTCCGCGCTGAGGATCGTCGCGTCGTTCGCGATCGCGTAAGCCGCGATCAGAATGTCGATCGCGCCCGCCGCTCGCACGAGCCCGGCTCCCCACAGGGCGGACTGGATGCCGACGGCGAGGGACTCGTCGGGCGCCCGCTCGAGGGGGAAACCCAAGGAGATCTGCTCCAGGTAGAGCGCGTGCTCCTCAGCGGAACGGGCCCTGTGGCAGAACTCCAGCACCTGGGGCGGGCACGTGACGAACAAGTCGGAGGGAGACCGGGCGATCCGTTCGAGCCGCGTCCGGATGACGGAATCCCCGGAGGCCAACCGTGCCCAGACGGAGTTGTCGACCAGGTAGTCGGTCACGACGTCGGGGCGACCACGGGCGAATCGAGGTGCTCTTCGAGATCGGTGAGCGACGCGATCCCGGCGATCATCGCGTCCTTCTGCTTCGACGCGATCAGGCGGCGAAGGGCGAGGTCGAGAACCGCACGGTTGGACGGCTCTCCGGTGAGAATGCGCGCGCGTTCGATGAGACGCGGATCGAGGTCGACGCTCGTCAAGGCCATGAGTGTCTCCCTTCGTTATATAGGCGATTATATGCGCCGGATTGCCATCCGTGGGGGCTGGACGTCGTGGCATCCGGGATATATGTTGTGAGCACCAACAAACCCGTGGCGCGCCACCGCGCGCTCGTGCGTCCATGCGAAGGAGCAGGAATGCCCACCCCCACCCGCGACGACAAGTTCTCGTTCGGTCTCTGGACCGTCGGCTACAACGGCACCGACCCCTTCGGCGGCCCCACGCGTGAGCCCCTCGACGTCGTGCACGTCGTCGAGAAGCTCGCCGAGCTCGGCGCCTACGGCCTGACCTTCCACGACGACGACCTCTTCGCGTTCGGCTCCACCGACGCCGAGCGTCAGAAGCAGATCGACCGCCTCAAGGGCGCGATGAGCGACACCGGCATCGTCACGCCGATGGTGACCACCAACCTCTTCTCGGCCCCCGTCTTCAAGGACGGCGGATTCACCTCGAACGACCGCCAGGTGCGTCGTTTCGCGCTGCGCAAGGTGCTGCGCAACCTCGACCTCGCCGCCGAGCTCGGCGCGAAGACTTTCGTCATGTGGGGCGGCCGCGAGGGCGCCGAGTACGACTCCGCGAAGGACATCCGCCAGGCGCTCGAGCGCTACCGCGAGGCTGTGAACCTGCTCGGCGACTACGTCACCGACAAGGGTTACGACATCCGCTTCGCCATCGAGCCCAAGCCCAACGAGCCCCGCGGCGACATCCTGCTGCCCACGCTCGGCCACGCGATCGCCTTCATCGACTCGCTCGAGCGTCCCGAGCTGGTGGGCCTGAACCCCGAGGTCGGCCACGAGCAGATGGCGGGCCTGAACTTCGCCGCCGGCATCGCTCAGGCGCTGTACCACGGCAAGCTCTTCCACATCGACCTCAACGGTCAGCGCGGCATCAAGTACGACCAGGACCTCGTGTTCGGTCACGGCGACCTGCACAACGCGTTCGCGCTCGTGGACCTGCTCGAGAACGGCGGCCCCGGCGGCGTGCCCGCCTACGACGGCCCCCGTCACTTCGACTACAAGCCCTCGCGCACCGAGGACGAGACCGGTGTCTGGGACTCCGTGTCGGCCAACATGAACACCTACCTGCTGCTCAAGGAGCGCGCCGCGGCCTTCCGCGCCGACCCCGAGGTGCAGGAGGCGCTCGAGGCCGCGAAGGTCGCCGAGCTCGCCCAGCCCACGCTGAACGAGGGCGAGACCTACGACGACTTCCTCGCCGACCGCTCGGCCTACGAGGACTTCGACACCGACGCCTACCTCGGCGGCAAGGGCTTCGGCTTCGTCCGCCTGCAGCAGCTCGCCACCGAGCACCTGCTCGGCGCGCGCTGAGTCGGATGGGGTCCGGATGCCACGGCATCCGGGCCCTCTGTCCGTCGAGTGTCCACGACATGCCGCATCGCGCTCGTGCGAGACGGCATGTCGTGGACACTGAACGGGATGCCGCACTGTTGCGGCGAGGACAAGAGGAGTGAGCATGGCGCTCGTCATGGGAGTCGACTCGTCGACGCAGTCGTGCAAGGTCGTCGTCGTCGACGCCGAGACCGGGAAGGTCGTGCGCGAGGGGCGCGCGTCGCACCCCGCCGGCACGTCGGTCGACCCCGAGGCCTGGTGGAAGGCGCTGCAGGATGCCATCGCCCAGGCCGGCGGTCTCGACGACGTCTCCGCGGTGTCGATCGCGGGCCAGCAGCACGGCATGGTCGTGCTCGACGCCGAGGGTGCCGTCATCCGCGACGCTCTGCTGTGGAACGACACCCGGTCGGCGCAGGCCGCGCGCGACCTCATCGAGGAGGTGGGCTCCCAGGCGTTCGCCGAGCGCACGGGAGCCGTGCCGGTCGCCTCGTTCACCGGCACCAAGCTCCGCTGGTTGCGCGATGCCGAGCCCGACAACGCCGCGCGCGTCGCCGCCGTGGCCCTGCCGCACGACTGGCTGACCTGGCGTCTGCGCGGGTTCGGCCCGGGCAACGCCGTTCTCGAGGAGCTCGTCACCGACCGGTCCGACGCCTCGGGCACCGCCTATTGGGGTGCCGACGGCTACGACCTCGACCTGTTCCGCCGTGCCCTGGGACGCGACGCCGTGCTGCCGCGCGTGCTCGGCCCATGGGAGAGCGCGGGGGCTCTGCCCGGGGGCGCGCTCGTCGGCCCCGGCGCGGGAGACAATGCCGGCGCGGCCCTCGGCCTCGGCGCGGGCGTGGGCGACGTGGTCGTCTCGCTCGGCACCTCGGGCACCGTGTTCGCCGTCACCGACACCCCGGCCCGTGACGCGACGGGCGCGGTGGCCGGCTTCGCCGACGCCACGGGGCGCTTCCTGCCGCTCGTGGCCACCCTCAACGCCGCCCGGGTCCTCGACGCCTTCGCGGGACTCCTCGGCGTCTCCCACGACGAGCTCGGGGCCCTGGCCCTCGAGGCCGAGCCCGCTGCCGGCGGCGTGGTGCTCGTGCCGTGGTTCGAGGGAGAGCGCACGCCCAACCTGCCGCACGCGCAGGCCTCGCTGACCGGCCTGACCCTGGCATCCACGAACCGCCCGAATTTCGCGCGCGCCGCGATCGAGGGCATGCTGAGCGGCTTGGCCGTCGGGCTCGAGGCGATCCAGGCGCAGGGTGTCGAGGTGCACCGCGTGCTGCTCATCGGCGGAGCAGCGGCGAACGAGGGAGTGGCGCGCATCGCCGCGCAGGTGTTCGACGCCGAGATCGTCGTCCCCGCTGCGGGGGAGTACGTCGCGCTCGGCGCGGCCCGCCAGGCGGCGGGGGTGCTCGCGGGCGGGCCCGTCGACTGGGCCGTCGCGATGACCCGCACGGTCGAACCCGACCACCGACCCGAGATCCGCGAGCGCTACGACGTGATCGCCGCACTCCGCGCCTCGGAACAGTAGATTTCTCGCCCGCGAGCGGGCCAGAGTAGGAC from Microbacterium testaceum includes these protein-coding regions:
- a CDS encoding type II toxin-antitoxin system VapB family antitoxin; this translates as MALTSVDLDPRLIERARILTGEPSNRAVLDLALRRLIASKQKDAMIAGIASLTDLEEHLDSPVVAPTS
- a CDS encoding esterase/lipase family protein; protein product: MADAVVLVSGGAAVTPYTAPEHAAASGLAAGNTMTALRSSFLDRGVRVFTAPARIGPGQVRADAGWQGFDDVPVVLSAEVTINAVGRVDDAGAALAGFLRWLAAEEGIADVDLVGHSMGGLFSRAAIRELGDSGPRVERLVTLGTPWDGSVLGDLLDGEIGEVDAHGDPATLQIFAEARPYADANSQGAAAEVSRRFLRGWNDAQAGVLDRIAVTAIGAGYFAAATEPAQLWPHDGLVSLTSGRADEVPAAVLPEVTRHSFPDHVHSIFFAEACGLAWERALTWDPMVFAVVDDALGR
- a CDS encoding PIN domain-containing protein, with product MTDYLVDNSVWARLASGDSVIRTRLERIARSPSDLFVTCPPQVLEFCHRARSAEEHALYLEQISLGFPLERAPDESLAVGIQSALWGAGLVRAAGAIDILIAAYAIANDATILSADHDFDHIAAVTDLAHEYVAPTL
- the xylA gene encoding xylose isomerase, which produces MPTPTRDDKFSFGLWTVGYNGTDPFGGPTREPLDVVHVVEKLAELGAYGLTFHDDDLFAFGSTDAERQKQIDRLKGAMSDTGIVTPMVTTNLFSAPVFKDGGFTSNDRQVRRFALRKVLRNLDLAAELGAKTFVMWGGREGAEYDSAKDIRQALERYREAVNLLGDYVTDKGYDIRFAIEPKPNEPRGDILLPTLGHAIAFIDSLERPELVGLNPEVGHEQMAGLNFAAGIAQALYHGKLFHIDLNGQRGIKYDQDLVFGHGDLHNAFALVDLLENGGPGGVPAYDGPRHFDYKPSRTEDETGVWDSVSANMNTYLLLKERAAAFRADPEVQEALEAAKVAELAQPTLNEGETYDDFLADRSAYEDFDTDAYLGGKGFGFVRLQQLATEHLLGAR
- a CDS encoding ROK family transcriptional regulator; amino-acid sequence: MVTAGSRGDGIRRANLALVLRTVHREGPRSRAALTEATGLNRSTIADLVGELQRAGLVVERASDAQGRVGRPSPIVEPDPRVVAIAVNPEVDALDIAAIALDGSIVVRERLEQSALITPERTAELVGIRLDAWRGGPLADSRLTGVGVAVPGPVRASDGLVREAPHLGWTDAALAGLMTDATGLTAHVANDAALGAVAEHLFGAARGVHDVVYLNGGASGIGGAVIVGGMPLGGAGGYAGEFGQNRPGIADPDDRRAPEGVLEDEVSRSLLLRALGIDAADDAALAAALTRSTDPTVRAETDRQRRILATALANAANVMNPAVIVLGGFLAILGELDLAGLDAAVRAQTIPACAEGLRLAAAELGENRLLVGAAEAVFEAALFPAR
- a CDS encoding glutathione peroxidase → MDLSGIPITTIRGEQTTFGELTDGKAALVVNVASRCGLAPQYEALEALHKKYADRGFTVIGFPSNQFLQELGDEDKIAEYCSATWGVTFPMSEKVKINGRSAHPLYKELTTTPDAEGKTGRISWNFEKFVVAPDGRVTRFSPRTLPDAPEVVAAIEDALPN
- the xylB gene encoding xylulokinase: MALVMGVDSSTQSCKVVVVDAETGKVVREGRASHPAGTSVDPEAWWKALQDAIAQAGGLDDVSAVSIAGQQHGMVVLDAEGAVIRDALLWNDTRSAQAARDLIEEVGSQAFAERTGAVPVASFTGTKLRWLRDAEPDNAARVAAVALPHDWLTWRLRGFGPGNAVLEELVTDRSDASGTAYWGADGYDLDLFRRALGRDAVLPRVLGPWESAGALPGGALVGPGAGDNAGAALGLGAGVGDVVVSLGTSGTVFAVTDTPARDATGAVAGFADATGRFLPLVATLNAARVLDAFAGLLGVSHDELGALALEAEPAAGGVVLVPWFEGERTPNLPHAQASLTGLTLASTNRPNFARAAIEGMLSGLAVGLEAIQAQGVEVHRVLLIGGAAANEGVARIAAQVFDAEIVVPAAGEYVALGAARQAAGVLAGGPVDWAVAMTRTVEPDHRPEIRERYDVIAALRASEQ